One Thermofilum pendens Hrk 5 DNA segment encodes these proteins:
- a CDS encoding prefoldin subunit produces the protein MSVDQQTIAKYQQTLEELRAVTLSIQQYRGRLLEIERTLKALEQSQGGFVYRSMGNILIQTPREEVMKELNSEKELLQLRLEEFTKREKLLRERLASLEKQLRSALPTSSGAG, from the coding sequence ATGAGCGTTGACCAGCAGACGATAGCTAAGTATCAGCAAACCCTGGAAGAGCTAAGAGCCGTTACCCTAAGCATACAGCAGTACAGGGGAAGGCTCCTCGAGATCGAGCGCACGCTGAAAGCTCTTGAACAGTCCCAGGGAGGCTTCGTTTACCGATCCATGGGTAATATACTCATACAGACGCCGAGAGAGGAGGTTATGAAAGAACTGAACTCTGAGAAGGAGCTTCTTCAGCTCAGGCTGGAAGAGTTTACTAAGCGGGAAAAGCTCCTGCGAGAGCGCCTTGCGAGCCTGGAAAAGCAACTGAGGTCCGCTTTGCCAACCAGTAGTGGAGCAGGGTAG
- a CDS encoding carboxypeptidase-like regulatory domain-containing protein gives MRCTINLTSYGVYNVTIEYLKVLVFKSPVNISNSTTIKLRVNITKVEVKLYTNDTMPLQLDNFSGYFDVNGFQVPFDKNTPVYLPFGTFRYFVSFSNINRTGSFTVDGRSTRLDIVLPIISSAEIVFRTLDNESPEGFNASLTLRYGERIVLKEGPPLRDKYSLSYPLAGLYHLRVDYRGQTVYEGDFTIDKNNRRVELKIGVFRRVEIRVLTADNRPLYSDDISFEVVSPLNDRMKVTPNQDGYFSLEFCPYNWRYTLRVKSNTLGEVFTYDFYVKSPSVEVQTELVSTYLRVSPGGSAKLPGNLSVTLYYISSSPIVVKVVSLSRVVDQVNEPVGFLPIRGRYRVVVEYAGYRWTTDFDSVAHGILVVTVPLFDVRISAVDLDGNPLYGCIVALRVGQPSRLVFRDQLRNGQAFFSFVPSDYGSLSVNCSGLEVLSASILPKEIEAGSINVTARVKTFLVTVKGWFNRALTGANVTLEVKYKGTVLTFSTTTDSTGTAVLRNVPLPLGSNVTLTVSYGGFSEVRNVYEGSPRQEVFLDVFLDTPFLKAGLYQTVLLLATIVFVAAASFVVARRVARIATFRSMFEEGGYFEEEKEGFLERLKKLFGKKEEKEEEEESLDIFV, from the coding sequence GTGAGGTGCACGATAAACCTAACCAGTTATGGGGTATACAACGTCACAATAGAGTACCTAAAAGTCCTAGTGTTCAAGAGCCCAGTCAACATTAGTAACTCTACCACTATAAAACTTAGAGTGAACATAACAAAGGTCGAAGTAAAACTCTATACCAACGACACGATGCCTCTCCAACTGGACAACTTTTCGGGCTACTTCGACGTAAATGGATTTCAGGTACCGTTTGATAAGAACACACCGGTTTATCTGCCCTTTGGAACCTTTAGGTACTTTGTCTCCTTCTCAAACATTAACAGGACAGGCTCCTTCACGGTTGATGGTAGGAGTACGCGGCTAGATATAGTGCTACCCATCATTAGCAGTGCTGAGATAGTATTTAGGACTCTTGACAATGAAAGCCCGGAAGGATTTAACGCCTCGCTAACACTGCGCTACGGGGAGAGAATCGTTCTTAAAGAAGGACCTCCTCTCAGAGATAAGTACTCGCTTTCCTACCCGCTTGCAGGTCTATACCACTTGAGGGTGGACTATAGGGGACAAACTGTGTACGAGGGCGACTTCACTATCGACAAGAATAATCGAAGGGTGGAGTTGAAGATTGGAGTTTTTAGGCGCGTAGAGATTCGGGTGCTCACGGCCGACAATAGGCCGCTGTACTCTGACGACATTTCCTTCGAGGTCGTATCCCCGCTTAACGATAGGATGAAGGTCACTCCGAACCAGGACGGCTACTTTAGCTTGGAGTTTTGCCCCTACAACTGGAGGTATACCTTACGGGTGAAAAGCAATACTCTGGGGGAAGTTTTCACGTACGATTTCTATGTGAAGTCCCCCTCTGTGGAGGTGCAGACAGAGCTCGTATCAACTTATCTTAGGGTCTCTCCGGGAGGATCTGCTAAACTGCCCGGAAACCTCTCCGTGACACTCTACTACATTTCTAGCTCGCCTATAGTCGTAAAGGTGGTATCGCTTTCACGCGTCGTCGACCAGGTAAACGAGCCAGTGGGCTTCCTGCCGATCAGGGGTAGGTACAGGGTGGTTGTCGAGTACGCGGGTTACAGGTGGACAACGGATTTCGACAGCGTGGCTCACGGAATTCTAGTGGTTACTGTGCCATTATTCGATGTTAGAATCTCGGCTGTCGACCTCGATGGCAACCCGCTCTACGGATGCATTGTTGCTTTACGCGTAGGGCAACCCTCACGGCTAGTTTTCCGAGACCAGTTGCGCAATGGGCAGGCATTCTTCAGCTTTGTTCCAAGCGACTACGGGTCCCTCTCCGTTAACTGCTCCGGTCTCGAAGTACTATCTGCGAGCATTCTTCCCAAAGAAATTGAAGCCGGTAGCATCAACGTCACGGCACGCGTTAAGACATTCCTGGTCACGGTGAAGGGGTGGTTTAACCGCGCGCTAACAGGGGCGAACGTCACCCTCGAGGTGAAATACAAGGGAACGGTTCTAACCTTCTCTACGACCACGGACTCCACTGGGACAGCGGTTCTTAGAAACGTGCCTCTACCCCTTGGAAGCAACGTTACCCTCACGGTGAGCTACGGAGGCTTCAGCGAGGTGAGAAACGTCTATGAGGGATCACCTCGCCAGGAGGTATTCCTCGACGTCTTCCTGGATACCCCCTTCCTAAAGGCGGGTCTCTACCAAACGGTGCTTCTTCTAGCGACTATAGTCTTCGTAGCCGCAGCATCCTTCGTTGTAGCGCGTAGAGTTGCACGCATAGCTACGTTCAGGTCGATGTTCGAGGAAGGGGGCTACTTCGAAGAAGAAAAGGAGGGCTTCTTGGAGAGGTTAAAGAAACTCTTCGGGAAGAAGGAGGAGAAAGAGGAGGAAGAGGAGAGCCTGGATATATTTGTGTAG
- a CDS encoding radical SAM protein: MARYFLKVEEGLPLVGHLAFGIVDRGTNLLQIRPTSFCPLSCVFCSVDAGPRSTRRLTEFLVDHEYLVSWFVDVAKAKGLDKAHAYIDAVGDPLTYGRIIELVRLLSSTGVAESITIETHGALLTRELVDKLADAGLTRINLSVDALDPSLARTLAGTPWFDVNRVISVAEYIASSTDIDLLIAPVWVPGVNDSEIPRIIEWALRIGAGKRVPPLGIQKYEEHKYGRKPPGVKPMKWHEFYSKLEVWEKEYGVRLRIRPEDFGIRKARALPLAFRKGEKATVSVVYWGWLKGQWLGVARNRVITIVGVPGAPPIGRKVKVRMLRTRSNIYVARLEA; this comes from the coding sequence ATGGCGAGGTACTTCTTGAAAGTCGAGGAGGGGCTCCCTCTCGTGGGCCACCTGGCATTCGGCATAGTGGATAGGGGCACAAACCTCCTTCAGATCAGACCGACGTCCTTCTGCCCGCTTTCATGCGTGTTTTGTAGTGTGGACGCTGGTCCCAGGTCTACCAGGCGCCTCACAGAGTTTCTGGTAGATCACGAGTACCTTGTAAGCTGGTTTGTCGACGTCGCAAAGGCAAAGGGACTCGACAAGGCGCACGCGTACATCGACGCCGTGGGCGACCCGCTGACCTACGGAAGGATAATCGAGCTCGTAAGGCTACTCAGCTCTACGGGCGTTGCCGAGAGTATCACAATAGAGACTCACGGAGCCTTGCTGACACGAGAGCTCGTCGATAAGCTTGCAGACGCGGGGCTTACGCGTATAAACCTCTCTGTCGACGCGCTGGACCCTTCCCTGGCGCGCACGCTTGCCGGGACTCCCTGGTTCGACGTTAATAGAGTGATAAGCGTGGCTGAGTACATTGCCTCGAGCACGGATATCGACCTGCTAATAGCGCCCGTGTGGGTTCCAGGCGTTAACGACTCGGAGATACCGAGGATTATCGAGTGGGCCCTGCGGATAGGTGCGGGTAAACGGGTCCCCCCGCTCGGCATACAGAAGTACGAGGAGCACAAGTACGGTCGCAAGCCGCCGGGGGTAAAGCCGATGAAGTGGCACGAATTCTACTCGAAGCTGGAGGTCTGGGAGAAGGAGTACGGTGTAAGGCTCAGGATAAGGCCTGAGGATTTCGGTATAAGGAAGGCCCGCGCCTTGCCCCTAGCGTTCAGGAAGGGCGAGAAAGCCACGGTGAGCGTGGTCTACTGGGGGTGGCTTAAGGGGCAGTGGCTCGGAGTGGCGCGAAACAGGGTCATCACCATAGTAGGAGTACCCGGGGCGCCCCCGATAGGTAGAAAGGTTAAGGTAAGAATGTTGCGAACCCGTTCTAACATCTACGTGGCTAGGCTAGAAGCGTAG